A stretch of Gopherus evgoodei ecotype Sinaloan lineage chromosome 12, rGopEvg1_v1.p, whole genome shotgun sequence DNA encodes these proteins:
- the IST1 gene encoding IST1 homolog isoform X1: protein MLGSGFKAERLRVNLRLVINRLKLLEKKKTELAQKARKEIADYLASGKDERARIRVEHIIREDYLVEAMEILELYCDLLLARFGLIQSMKDLDTGLAEAVSTLIWAAPRLQSEVAELKIVADQLCAKYSKEYGKLCRTNQIGTVNDRLMHKLSVEAPPKILVERYLIEIAKNYNVPYEPDSVVMAEAPTGVEADLIDVGFIDDQKKGGRGGGGGGFTAPLVGLDGVVPMPMPMPSPYPPIKGPEIFNGVPVGTYQPFTNIHPPPIPAAPPTYESVDDLSTDKDVSSAQVAGPGPKPEASTKPGTGAPDIYDNFVLPELPSVPDTLPTASAGASTSASEDIDFDDLSRRFEELKKKT, encoded by the exons ATGCTGGGCTCCGGGTTCAAGGCTGAGCGTTTGCGAGTCAACCTGCGCCTAGTTATCAATCGCCTTAAACTGctggagaaaaagaaaa CTGAGCTAGCCCAGAAGGCAAGGAAGGAGATTGCAGATTACCTGGCATCAGGGAAGGATGAACGAGCACGGATCCGTGTGGAGCACATCATCCGAGAAGACTACTTAGTGGAGGCCATGGAGATCCTGGAGCTGTACTGTGACCTGCTCTTAGCTCGCTTTGGCTTGATTCAGTCTATGAA GGATCTGGACACTGGCCTGGCAGAAGCCGTCTCCACACTAATCTGGGCTGCCCCACGACTACAGTCTGAAGTGGCAGAGCTGAAAATT GTTGCTGACCAACTGTGTGCAAAGTACAGCAAGGAGTATGGCAAGCTATGCAGGACAAACCAGATTGGGACAGTCAATGACAGG CTGATGCACAAGCTGAGTGTGGAGGCTCCTCCCAAAATCCTGGTGGAGAGGTACCTGATTGAGATTGCGAAGAATTACAACGTGCCCTATGAACCTGACTCGGTGGTGATG GCTGAAGCCCCAACTGGTGTTGAAGCGGATCTGATCGACGTCGGGTTCATAGATGACCAGAAGAAAGGTGGACGTGGAGGAGGGGGCGGTGGGTTCACGGCCCCGCTGGTTGGTCTTGATGGAGTAGTGCCAATGCCTATGCCCATGCCATCGCCCTACCCACCTATAAAGGGACcg GAGATCTTCAATGGAGTACCTGTGGGGACTTACCAGCCTTTTACCAACATCCATCCACCTCCaatcccagcagctcccccaacGTATGAGTCT gtTGATGACCTTAGTACTGACAAGGATGTGTCTTCTGCACAGGTGGCTG GTCCCGGGCCTAAGCCAGAAGCCTCTACAAAGCCAGGAACTGGCGCTCCAGATATTTATGATAACTTTGTGCTGCCCGAATTACCATCTGTGCCCGATACACTGCCAACGGCATCTGCTGGTGCCAGCACCTCTGCGTCTGAAGATATTGATTTTGATGATCTTTCTCGGAGATTTGAAGAGCTAAAGAAGAAAACCTAA
- the IST1 gene encoding IST1 homolog isoform X2, whose product MLGSGFKAERLRVNLRLVINRLKLLEKKKTELAQKARKEIADYLASGKDERARIRVEHIIREDYLVEAMEILELYCDLLLARFGLIQSMKDLDTGLAEAVSTLIWAAPRLQSEVAELKIVADQLCAKYSKEYGKLCRTNQIGTVNDRLMHKLSVEAPPKILVERYLIEIAKNYNVPYEPDSVVMAEAPTGVEADLIDVGFIDDQKKGGRGGGGGGFTAPLVGLDGVVPMPMPMPSPYPPIKGPEIFNGVPVGTYQPFTNIHPPPIPAAPPTYESVAGPGPKPEASTKPGTGAPDIYDNFVLPELPSVPDTLPTASAGASTSASEDIDFDDLSRRFEELKKKT is encoded by the exons ATGCTGGGCTCCGGGTTCAAGGCTGAGCGTTTGCGAGTCAACCTGCGCCTAGTTATCAATCGCCTTAAACTGctggagaaaaagaaaa CTGAGCTAGCCCAGAAGGCAAGGAAGGAGATTGCAGATTACCTGGCATCAGGGAAGGATGAACGAGCACGGATCCGTGTGGAGCACATCATCCGAGAAGACTACTTAGTGGAGGCCATGGAGATCCTGGAGCTGTACTGTGACCTGCTCTTAGCTCGCTTTGGCTTGATTCAGTCTATGAA GGATCTGGACACTGGCCTGGCAGAAGCCGTCTCCACACTAATCTGGGCTGCCCCACGACTACAGTCTGAAGTGGCAGAGCTGAAAATT GTTGCTGACCAACTGTGTGCAAAGTACAGCAAGGAGTATGGCAAGCTATGCAGGACAAACCAGATTGGGACAGTCAATGACAGG CTGATGCACAAGCTGAGTGTGGAGGCTCCTCCCAAAATCCTGGTGGAGAGGTACCTGATTGAGATTGCGAAGAATTACAACGTGCCCTATGAACCTGACTCGGTGGTGATG GCTGAAGCCCCAACTGGTGTTGAAGCGGATCTGATCGACGTCGGGTTCATAGATGACCAGAAGAAAGGTGGACGTGGAGGAGGGGGCGGTGGGTTCACGGCCCCGCTGGTTGGTCTTGATGGAGTAGTGCCAATGCCTATGCCCATGCCATCGCCCTACCCACCTATAAAGGGACcg GAGATCTTCAATGGAGTACCTGTGGGGACTTACCAGCCTTTTACCAACATCCATCCACCTCCaatcccagcagctcccccaacGTATGAGTCT GTGGCTG GTCCCGGGCCTAAGCCAGAAGCCTCTACAAAGCCAGGAACTGGCGCTCCAGATATTTATGATAACTTTGTGCTGCCCGAATTACCATCTGTGCCCGATACACTGCCAACGGCATCTGCTGGTGCCAGCACCTCTGCGTCTGAAGATATTGATTTTGATGATCTTTCTCGGAGATTTGAAGAGCTAAAGAAGAAAACCTAA
- the IST1 gene encoding IST1 homolog isoform X3 has product MLGSGFKAERLRVNLRLVINRLKLLEKKKTELAQKARKEIADYLASGKDERARIRVEHIIREDYLVEAMEILELYCDLLLARFGLIQSMKDLDTGLAEAVSTLIWAAPRLQSEVAELKIVADQLCAKYSKEYGKLCRTNQIGTVNDRLMHKLSVEAPPKILVERYLIEIAKNYNVPYEPDSVVMAEAPTGVEADLIDVGFIDDQKKGGRGGGGGGFTAPLVGLDGVVPMPMPMPSPYPPIKGPEIFNGVPVGTYQPFTNIHPPPIPAAPPTYELMTLVLTRMCLLHRWLVPGLSQKPLQSQELALQIFMITLCCPNYHLCPIHCQRHLLVPAPLRLKILILMIFLGDLKS; this is encoded by the exons ATGCTGGGCTCCGGGTTCAAGGCTGAGCGTTTGCGAGTCAACCTGCGCCTAGTTATCAATCGCCTTAAACTGctggagaaaaagaaaa CTGAGCTAGCCCAGAAGGCAAGGAAGGAGATTGCAGATTACCTGGCATCAGGGAAGGATGAACGAGCACGGATCCGTGTGGAGCACATCATCCGAGAAGACTACTTAGTGGAGGCCATGGAGATCCTGGAGCTGTACTGTGACCTGCTCTTAGCTCGCTTTGGCTTGATTCAGTCTATGAA GGATCTGGACACTGGCCTGGCAGAAGCCGTCTCCACACTAATCTGGGCTGCCCCACGACTACAGTCTGAAGTGGCAGAGCTGAAAATT GTTGCTGACCAACTGTGTGCAAAGTACAGCAAGGAGTATGGCAAGCTATGCAGGACAAACCAGATTGGGACAGTCAATGACAGG CTGATGCACAAGCTGAGTGTGGAGGCTCCTCCCAAAATCCTGGTGGAGAGGTACCTGATTGAGATTGCGAAGAATTACAACGTGCCCTATGAACCTGACTCGGTGGTGATG GCTGAAGCCCCAACTGGTGTTGAAGCGGATCTGATCGACGTCGGGTTCATAGATGACCAGAAGAAAGGTGGACGTGGAGGAGGGGGCGGTGGGTTCACGGCCCCGCTGGTTGGTCTTGATGGAGTAGTGCCAATGCCTATGCCCATGCCATCGCCCTACCCACCTATAAAGGGACcg GAGATCTTCAATGGAGTACCTGTGGGGACTTACCAGCCTTTTACCAACATCCATCCACCTCCaatcccagcagctcccccaacGTATGA gtTGATGACCTTAGTACTGACAAGGATGTGTCTTCTGCACAGGTGGCTG GTCCCGGGCCTAAGCCAGAAGCCTCTACAAAGCCAGGAACTGGCGCTCCAGATATTTATGATAACTTTGTGCTGCCCGAATTACCATCTGTGCCCGATACACTGCCAACGGCATCTGCTGGTGCCAGCACCTCTGCGTCTGAAGATATTGATTTTGATGATCTTTCTCGGAGATTTGAAGAGCTAA